In the Synechococcus sp. Nb3U1 genome, one interval contains:
- a CDS encoding GNAT family N-acetyltransferase: protein MQIDIRPVEDSDSDALLHILEVVFAEYPGCVLNIEEVPELLQPAIAFAEMGGCLWVAQQQEQVVGCVGIVPTERAERMELKKLYTLPAVRGQGLGRRLIEQVEAEARRRYAHSLHLWTDTRFTTAHRVYERLGYTRLPETRELCDRSHSVEYHYEKRLC, encoded by the coding sequence ATGCAAATTGATATTCGCCCAGTGGAAGACTCGGATAGTGATGCTTTGCTCCACATCTTAGAAGTGGTCTTTGCGGAATATCCGGGCTGTGTATTGAATATAGAGGAAGTTCCAGAGCTACTTCAGCCGGCCATTGCTTTTGCGGAAATGGGCGGTTGCCTCTGGGTGGCACAACAGCAGGAGCAGGTGGTGGGGTGTGTGGGGATTGTCCCAACCGAAAGGGCAGAGCGCATGGAATTAAAAAAGCTCTATACGCTGCCGGCAGTGCGGGGCCAAGGTTTGGGGCGGCGGTTAATTGAACAGGTGGAAGCAGAAGCCCGACGCCGCTATGCCCACTCTCTCCATCTGTGGACAGACACCCGATTCACCACGGCCCATCGAGTCTATGAACGGCTAGGCTATACACGCTTGCCCGAAACCCGCGAGCTATGTGACCGCAGCCACTCCGTGGAATATCACTACGAAAAGCGCCTCTGTTAA
- a CDS encoding NAD(P)/FAD-dependent oxidoreductase: MNCDVVVIGCGVVGCAIAYELAVAGLSVIGVEAGDLAAGSTGAALGILVGISSQQVSGDGVELRLKSLERFDPLIARLEEDLGRDLPVNRCGILKLLKLGEADDWQETLAARQQAGYRLQLLSPAEVGSLQPGLRADLAGAIYSPQDRQIQPKLLTQALLEAAQRKGARFFFHQPVQRVKRSPDPPFRLQAVYTPDLTFSAGQVILAAGLGSSPLADELDLRVPLQAVKGQALRVKAPNLLLGPVITDEDLHLVPLGDGSLWVGATVEFHAPHPDPTLQTLQDLLTRAITLCPALAEATLVDQWAGYRPRPTRQRAPILGFAPPYTNLLIATGHYRNGVLLAPITAAVMRDLVLKGETELCDLKAFAPKQREGSTHL; this comes from the coding sequence TTGAACTGTGATGTGGTGGTGATTGGCTGTGGAGTGGTGGGCTGTGCCATTGCCTATGAGCTGGCGGTGGCTGGCCTATCGGTGATTGGGGTTGAGGCCGGGGATCTTGCCGCAGGCTCTACGGGAGCCGCCCTGGGGATATTGGTGGGCATTTCTAGCCAGCAAGTGAGTGGAGATGGGGTGGAGTTACGCCTGAAAAGCCTGGAGCGGTTTGATCCTCTCATTGCCCGCTTGGAAGAAGACCTAGGTCGGGACTTACCCGTGAATCGGTGCGGTATTCTCAAACTCCTCAAACTCGGTGAGGCAGACGATTGGCAAGAGACCCTGGCAGCTCGTCAACAAGCGGGTTACCGACTACAGCTCTTAAGCCCCGCCGAAGTGGGATCCCTGCAACCGGGCCTCCGCGCCGACTTGGCCGGGGCTATTTACTCCCCTCAGGATCGGCAAATCCAGCCCAAGCTCCTGACTCAGGCCCTGTTGGAAGCGGCCCAACGCAAGGGAGCCCGGTTCTTCTTTCATCAGCCCGTGCAAAGGGTTAAGCGCAGCCCGGATCCCCCTTTTCGTCTCCAGGCGGTCTACACTCCAGATCTCACCTTCTCAGCTGGGCAGGTGATCCTCGCTGCCGGTTTGGGGAGTTCCCCTCTGGCGGATGAGCTGGATCTACGGGTGCCGCTACAGGCGGTGAAAGGACAAGCGCTGCGGGTCAAAGCCCCTAATCTCCTGCTAGGGCCAGTGATCACCGACGAAGATTTGCATTTGGTTCCCTTGGGGGATGGATCCCTGTGGGTGGGCGCAACGGTGGAGTTTCATGCCCCTCATCCCGACCCAACGCTGCAGACGCTACAAGATTTGCTCACCCGTGCCATCACCCTCTGCCCCGCTTTAGCCGAAGCCACACTGGTAGACCAATGGGCAGGCTATCGGCCCCGACCGACAAGACAACGGGCCCCCATTCTTGGCTTTGCCCCTCCCTACACCAACCTCCTCATCGCCACTGGCCATTATCGCAATGGGGTGTTGCTGGCTCCCATTACTGCTGCCGTTATGCGGGACTTGGTACTAAAAGGGGAAACGGAGTTGTGCGATTTGAAAGCATTTGCCCCGAAGCAAAGAGAAGGGTCAACCCACCTTTGA